From Punica granatum isolate Tunisia-2019 chromosome 1, ASM765513v2, whole genome shotgun sequence:
GTTTCGACCCCCTCGCTGTGCAGAGCTCCGGCACagctctgatctgattcttGTTATTTATGTTGGAGACATCAGAGTGTCCGAGCGACGGTCTTAAACTCGTTCAGGCAAGATTGGAGTATCTTCTGCCGCTTCTGCAGGGACTGCTTCTCGCTCTGCAGCACATCAATTGCACCCGGGGCCACAAACATGTCCATGAACTTCTCATCATTAACCGCGAACAATTCCAAACCCAATGCGACCACGAGCCTCTCCCGACTGCAAAGTCAAGACCAAGAAAAGTTGATGCAGTTAATTCCTCATCATTTGATGATGTATCTCGGCACCGAATAATGAATCTTAAAGCTTGAGATAAAAATGTGGGGATGTATTTTTGGTAAAAAGGGGGTCACACTACTTACCAAGGGGTCAAGAACCCGGAGTTAAGAGTTGAAGTCACACTTCGCTCGACGAGGACCTCACGGATCCTGGCAAAGTGCTGTGAAGCCGATGAGCAGATTTCGGAGTAAGCCGAACCTGATCTGGAAGCACAATCCCCGTTCCCAAAGAGGCTGCTTCCATTCTGAACTCTCAGATACTCCGCTTGCCTGCCATTATTCCCAGCTATTCTTGAGATACGTTTTCTAGGTCCCACATCAACACCATTGCCATTCTCCTTCTTGACCCCCTTATAATTCATATCACATGGCTGATCGGGTGAAGGTGTTTCAGGAATAGTAATTTGGCTTTCTCGTAGAGTCTCTCCATCTTTTCCGGGGGTGATTTGCTGGTTGTTCTTTTCTGGAGGAACATTCTCCTGATCAGTCATTGGGTCATCAGATGGTGCTGCTCGAGTTTCAGAAAGCTCAAGAAATAGTGAGCTGCTCCCTGAAGTTTGGTTCAATCCGCTGAATGAAGCCATGGGGCCAAAGCCGCCAACATGGAATTCATTCTCATAACAGACTTCTGAGTACGCGCTCGTGACTGAATCGAGATGGTGTTGGACAAGTTTCTTGCATTGTTTGGAGATATCAGTAATGAACCGAGTGTAAGCGTGCCTCAGGGATGCATGGAAACCAACGTACCCATCCATATTCCCACTTTTTCTTCCATCTGTGCAACAAAAGAACAACTAAGATTATGAAGATCGGACAGGCGACAGATTTAGTTACCCTGGGAACATATTGTGAAATGAGAACTTGTTGGATTCAACCTCACACTGGATAATGCTACATAATGCTAATAAGTAATGAGTGGGAATAAGGAAAGTCTTCTTACATTCTGAGTCACGATTGTGGTTTCTCTCAAGAGCAAGATCGAACAGATTCAGCAGAACAAAAGCCAGCCGGTCACAGGCAGTTTCAAGCAGAGGAGCAAGCCATGACCGAGCAGCAGCCCTTGCAATCTCGGCAGCTGCTTCTGTCAATCCTCTTCCCCTGCCTCGCCCAGAATGGGCCAGTAATATATTTGCCACCTGCATAGATTGATTCTATCAGATAAATCAAGCAAAATTCTCCCTTTTATTGTATTGTCTGTGAGTTCAATTCATATACCTTCTCCCTAGAGAGCCGAGGGCATTCAATAGAATATGCGGCACATCGGAACTCATGCATCACCCTCTCAAAGGCAGCTCCTCCATAAAGCCGAAGAGTGGCATTTGCAGGCTTTACATCTGAAGTCACACCGGGCCAGTTCTCAACACCGCTCTGAGACTGTTCTTCTGCAGTTGTTTTACCCCACTGCTCAGGGGCAGGATCTGCTGCTCCATCAATGAGGGCTCCCTTGAACAAATTAAGAAAACATATTTGTTTCTGATCAAGTGAACGTCTGGACAAATAAAGAATCAAATTTCAAAGTGCTTTCATACGACATACTTACCACATGATTGCTGATAGAAGCAGCATATAACATAGCAGATTTCCTCAGATAGGTCACGTCGGAAGTGGCTTGTATCTTAGAATCCAATCTCGTGAGCTCATTGTTAACTTCGCCGCAGCGCTGCTCAAGCAGAGCTAGAGTTGCTGGTGCAGCCTCCTTGTACCTCTTCTGAAGCTCGGACTCTAAGAACTCTCTCAGAGAACTAAAACCGATGCGGGCCTTGAACTTCTCCTCATCGAATCCTCCCTTGATGCCCTCACGCAGATGGCGCAGAACATCTGTGTCCACCTGAGATATCTGCCGACGGAATTCATCGTTCGAGATGGTGTTCCTATCCTTTGGCAGGGCTACAAAAAATGGGCGAGTATTCTCACCAAGGTACCCACTGGCGCTCAAATATCGGTCCACTTCCCACTTGTCACTAAACTCCTGAATTGAATAAAATTCTCCTCGTCAAATCATCAATGGACCAAACAATAGAACATGAAGAAATTCCTAGTTAGACAACCTAGTCCTTTACAGTTAAGAAAGCTGATCATCCCAGTTTGTACACTATAAGGTCTACTAAAAAATCAACATTCAAATTCGTCTATGCCAATAAATTGAAAAGGAGCTTGACGCTTGCACCTTTAGCCGATTATCGAACTTGGAGACAACGATTATTGTTCTCCTGAATGATGGATCGATATCACGGATTGCATCCAGCCACAATGAGGAGCACCACTCAACGCTACTTTGCTGAAGGAATAGCAGAATGCGATGAGGAGGAGAGGCTAAGGATTTCACCATTGAAAGAATCTCGTCAGGAGTGTTCTCGGGCTCTCCCTTCTTAGCCTGCGTCAGAATCATCAAAACCATCATCAGGGAACGAATTATCGCAATCCATCCACAAATTTCAAACCCCATTTGCACGATCCCCAGACTCACCTTGAGAACAAAACCCGGGGTGTCGATAATCGTGAGATTGGGACAGTGAGCGTACTCAGCTCTCATCACTATCGGCTTTGAAGAGACAGCAGTCTTGGTCTTCTTGAGGAGCGATTCCGTCCGAGACCTGATTATGTCAGCAATCGCAGAAGAGGAAACCACAGGGCTTCCATATTCCTCAGAGTCCTCATCCTGAAATCTGCACCGGGGCTCGAGGGCGGAGGGATCGTGAACCATCTGGAGGATGAGGGGCCTCCGAGTCCCCATTTCGACGTCGCGGACATTGAACCGGAACCCCAGGAGGGCTTCGAGGAGGGAGCTCTTGCCATCGGACTGGCCACCCAGGGCAACGATCTCTGGGATCGGTAGCTTCTCTCCGAACGCCACCGCCGCCGCCTGGAGGCGGTTGTAGGCTTCGAAGCGGGAGCGGAGGTCGGATGAGGAAGGGTTTGGGAGGGGACGCTTGGAGGCATTGGGCTGGGAGGAGGGGGTCTTGGTGGGGGTGGTAAGGAAGCCATTAGTGGTCGCCATTGCAGAATCTCGACGGAGAGCCGGGCAGAGAGAGGGAGTTTGCTTTGAttgtgatttgaattttgaaaatgtgcatCGGAGACTCGTAGCGTGAGGAAGGAGAGCCGTTGAATAGAAGCGTGGGCTGGGCCACTGACAAGCCCAAGGCCCATAACATGGAATTTGAGCCATCAATATATCACGAGGTGTTTTCAATCTATCGATTGAGACTAATGATGTTGGCTCATTTCTGACTATAAGGTGCTTCTAAAAAGTTATTGAATTCCTACATTACCGATAAAGTCCAGCCATTTGGGTACCCCTTTTCTACAACACCTTGTTtcctcttattttttttaatacaccTCATGGTTGTATGGCTTGTCTTTTCGGTGAAAAGTCTATTAAACTTTATCCTTGAAATAATGCAATATGTTATACGGTTGTAGCCGGAACATTCAGGAGGAAATAACTTCACGGGCATTGTTCAAGATGATCTCAAAAGTCAATTCTGACCATAAAATTGATATTATTTCGTTAATGATATAGTTAAGACTTTAGGTGGCAAACATTTTGTCCAATACAACAAGGCAATTATAATGTTAGATTATggttatttattataaaaccA
This genomic window contains:
- the LOC116189498 gene encoding dynamin-related protein 5A; translated protein: MATTNGFLTTPTKTPSSQPNASKRPLPNPSSSDLRSRFEAYNRLQAAAVAFGEKLPIPEIVALGGQSDGKSSLLEALLGFRFNVRDVEMGTRRPLILQMVHDPSALEPRCRFQDEDSEEYGSPVVSSSAIADIIRSRTESLLKKTKTAVSSKPIVMRAEYAHCPNLTIIDTPGFVLKAKKGEPENTPDEILSMVKSLASPPHRILLFLQQSSVEWCSSLWLDAIRDIDPSFRRTIIVVSKFDNRLKEFSDKWEVDRYLSASGYLGENTRPFFVALPKDRNTISNDEFRRQISQVDTDVLRHLREGIKGGFDEEKFKARIGFSSLREFLESELQKRYKEAAPATLALLEQRCGEVNNELTRLDSKIQATSDVTYLRKSAMLYAASISNHVGALIDGAADPAPEQWGKTTAEEQSQSGVENWPGVTSDVKPANATLRLYGGAAFERVMHEFRCAAYSIECPRLSREKVANILLAHSGRGRGRGLTEAAAEIARAAARSWLAPLLETACDRLAFVLLNLFDLALERNHNRDSEYGRKSGNMDGYVGFHASLRHAYTRFITDISKQCKKLVQHHLDSVTSAYSEVCYENEFHVGGFGPMASFSGLNQTSGSSSLFLELSETRAAPSDDPMTDQENVPPEKNNQQITPGKDGETLRESQITIPETPSPDQPCDMNYKGVKKENGNGVDVGPRKRISRIAGNNGRQAEYLRVQNGSSLFGNGDCASRSGSAYSEICSSASQHFARIREVLVERSVTSTLNSGFLTPCRERLVVALGLELFAVNDEKFMDMFVAPGAIDVLQSEKQSLQKRQKILQSCLNEFKTVARTL